A stretch of the Mycobacterium sp. ITM-2016-00317 genome encodes the following:
- the trxA gene encoding thioredoxin, translating to MATQDITAEEFNDTITDNEIVLVDFWASWCGPCKAFAPTFAASSEKHPDVVYAKVDTEAEQQLAAAADIRSIPTLMAFKKGKLVFNQAGALPPAALEDLVQKIKEFDIDAAVASQDNAQD from the coding sequence GTGGCTACTCAAGACATCACCGCAGAAGAGTTCAACGACACCATCACCGACAACGAGATCGTCCTGGTGGATTTCTGGGCCTCGTGGTGCGGACCGTGCAAGGCGTTCGCCCCGACGTTCGCGGCATCGTCGGAGAAGCATCCCGACGTCGTCTACGCGAAGGTCGACACCGAGGCCGAGCAGCAGCTCGCCGCGGCGGCCGACATCCGCTCCATCCCGACGCTGATGGCGTTCAAGAAGGGCAAGCTGGTGTTCAACCAGGCAGGCGCGCTGCCGCCGGCCGCGCTGGAGGACCTGGTCCAGAAGATCAAAGAATTCGACATCGACGCCGCCGTCGCCTCGCAGGACAACGCTCAGGACTGA
- a CDS encoding enoyl-CoA hydratase, producing the protein MSTRVSVLAVTDGDGFVLVEHPRPGVALVTLNRPERMNSMAFDVMVPLKSALDQINHDNDVRVVVLTGAGAGFSSGADHKSAGSVPHVEGLTRPSFGLRSMEVLDDVILALRKLHQPVIAAVNGAAIGGGLCLALAADIRVAAADAYFRAAGINNGLTASELGLSYLLPRAIGSSRAFEIMLTGRDVDADEAERIGLVSRQVPSAELLSTCYDIAERIAGYSRPGVELTKRTLWSGLDAGSLEAHMQAEGLGQLYIRLLTSNFEEAVAARKDKRPPHFTDDR; encoded by the coding sequence CTGAGCACCCGCGTTAGTGTGCTTGCCGTGACCGATGGTGACGGCTTCGTGCTGGTGGAACATCCGCGACCCGGCGTCGCCCTGGTGACGCTGAACCGTCCCGAGCGAATGAACTCGATGGCGTTCGACGTGATGGTTCCGCTCAAGAGCGCACTGGACCAGATCAACCACGACAACGACGTTCGCGTCGTGGTGCTGACCGGAGCGGGCGCCGGGTTCTCCTCCGGGGCGGACCACAAGTCGGCGGGATCGGTGCCGCACGTGGAAGGGCTGACCCGGCCGTCGTTCGGCCTCCGGTCGATGGAGGTGCTCGATGACGTCATCCTGGCGCTGCGCAAGCTGCATCAGCCGGTCATCGCAGCGGTCAACGGCGCCGCGATCGGCGGCGGCCTGTGTCTGGCGCTGGCCGCCGACATCCGGGTGGCCGCAGCCGATGCGTACTTCCGGGCCGCGGGCATCAACAACGGGCTGACGGCCAGCGAGCTGGGGCTGAGCTACCTGCTGCCGCGCGCCATCGGCTCCTCGCGGGCGTTCGAGATCATGCTCACCGGCCGCGACGTCGACGCCGACGAGGCCGAGCGCATCGGTCTGGTGTCCAGGCAGGTCCCGTCCGCCGAACTCCTGTCCACCTGCTACGACATCGCCGAGCGCATCGCGGGGTACTCGCGGCCGGGCGTCGAGCTGACCAAGCGCACGCTGTGGAGCGGGCTGGACGCCGGGTCGCTGGAGGCCCACATGCAGGCCGAGGGGCTCGGCCAGCTCTACATCCGGTTGCTGACGAGCAATTTCGAGGAGGCGGTGGCGGCCCGCAAGGACAAGCGTCCGCCGCACTTCACCGACGACCGGTAG
- a CDS encoding ABC-F family ATP-binding cassette domain-containing protein has product MITATDLEVRAGARTLLSIEGSALRVQPGDRIGLVGRNGAGKTTTMRILAGEGEPYAGTVTRTGEVGYLPQDPKEGDLDMLARDRVLSARGLDTLLSDLEKQQALMAEVADDAARDKAVRRYGQLEERFAALGGYAAESEAGRICASLGLPDRVLTQPLRTLSGGQRRRVELARILFAASDTGSGSDTTLLLDEPTNHLDADSIGWLRTFLQNHSGGLVVISHDVDLLADVVNRVWFLDAVRGEADVYNMGWQKYLDARATDEQRRRRERANAEKKAGALRAQAAKMGAKATKAVAAQNMLRRAERMIAELDAERVADKVARIKFPTPAPCGKTPLVAKGLTKTYGSLEIFSGLDLAIDRGSRVVVLGLNGAGKTTLLRLLAGVETPDAGGLEPGHGLKIGYFAQEHDTLDNMRTVWENIRSAAPDTGEQDLRGLLGAFMFTGPQLEQPAGTLSGGEKTRLALAGLVASTANVLLLDEPTNNLDPASREQVLDALRSYQGSVVLVTHDPGAAEALNPQRVLLLPDGTEDFWSEEYRDLIELA; this is encoded by the coding sequence GTGATCACCGCCACGGACCTCGAGGTCCGCGCAGGAGCGCGCACGCTTCTCTCGATCGAAGGGTCGGCGCTGCGGGTGCAGCCCGGCGACCGCATCGGCCTGGTCGGCCGCAACGGCGCGGGCAAGACGACGACGATGCGCATCCTCGCGGGGGAGGGTGAGCCGTACGCCGGGACGGTGACCCGCACCGGAGAGGTCGGCTACCTGCCGCAGGACCCCAAAGAGGGCGACCTCGACATGCTGGCCCGCGACCGGGTGCTCTCGGCGCGCGGCCTGGACACCCTGCTGTCGGATCTGGAGAAACAGCAGGCGTTGATGGCCGAGGTCGCCGACGACGCCGCACGCGACAAGGCCGTCCGCCGCTACGGCCAGCTGGAGGAGCGGTTCGCCGCGCTCGGCGGATACGCCGCCGAGAGCGAGGCAGGCCGGATCTGCGCGAGCCTCGGCCTGCCCGACCGGGTGCTCACCCAGCCGTTGCGCACGCTGTCCGGTGGTCAGCGCCGTCGGGTCGAGCTGGCCCGGATCCTGTTCGCGGCGTCGGACACCGGCTCGGGATCAGACACCACGCTCCTGCTCGACGAGCCCACCAACCACCTCGACGCCGACTCGATCGGCTGGCTGCGCACCTTCCTGCAGAACCACAGCGGCGGGCTCGTCGTGATCAGTCACGACGTCGACCTGCTGGCCGACGTGGTGAACCGGGTGTGGTTCCTCGACGCGGTCCGCGGCGAAGCCGACGTCTACAACATGGGCTGGCAGAAGTACCTCGACGCCCGCGCCACCGACGAGCAGCGGCGCCGCCGCGAGCGCGCGAACGCGGAGAAGAAGGCAGGCGCGCTCCGGGCGCAGGCCGCCAAGATGGGCGCGAAGGCCACCAAAGCTGTTGCCGCGCAGAACATGTTGCGCCGTGCCGAGCGGATGATCGCCGAGCTCGACGCGGAGCGGGTGGCCGACAAGGTGGCCCGCATCAAGTTCCCGACGCCCGCACCGTGCGGCAAGACCCCGCTGGTCGCCAAGGGTCTGACCAAGACGTACGGCTCGCTGGAGATCTTCAGCGGGCTGGACCTGGCCATCGACCGCGGTTCCCGCGTCGTCGTGCTCGGGCTCAACGGCGCGGGCAAGACCACGCTGCTGCGCCTGCTGGCCGGGGTGGAGACCCCTGACGCCGGTGGACTCGAACCCGGACACGGACTCAAGATCGGCTACTTCGCCCAGGAGCACGACACTCTCGACAACATGCGAACCGTCTGGGAGAACATCCGGTCCGCCGCTCCCGACACCGGAGAGCAGGATCTCCGCGGCCTCCTGGGGGCGTTCATGTTCACCGGTCCGCAGCTCGAACAGCCCGCGGGCACACTGTCCGGCGGCGAGAAGACCCGGCTCGCGCTCGCCGGGCTCGTCGCGTCCACGGCGAACGTGCTGCTGCTCGACGAGCCGACGAACAACCTCGACCCCGCATCGCGGGAACAGGTACTCGACGCACTGCGCAGCTATCAGGGCTCGGTGGTGTTGGTGACCCACGATCCCGGGGCCGCCGAGGCGCTCAATCCGCAGCGGGTGCTGTTGCTGCCCGACGGCACCGAGGATTTCTGGTCCGAGGAGTATCGCGATCTGATCGAATTGGCCTGA
- a CDS encoding helix-turn-helix domain-containing protein, giving the protein MNKNGKSRDQLMTELRSAYERGASIRTLVAATGHSYGSIHSLLRESGATMRSRGGPNHRGRRAAG; this is encoded by the coding sequence GTGAATAAAAACGGCAAATCGAGAGATCAGCTGATGACCGAGTTGCGCAGCGCCTATGAGCGCGGCGCCAGTATCCGAACGCTGGTGGCCGCCACCGGCCATTCCTACGGCTCCATCCACAGCCTGCTGCGCGAATCGGGGGCGACGATGCGCAGCCGCGGCGGCCCGAACCACCGCGGCCGGCGGGCGGCCGGCTGA